A region from the Cryomorphaceae bacterium genome encodes:
- a CDS encoding TonB-dependent receptor gives MKPLSYVIVWGIFSLVAPSLWGQTEPCTAIASGQVIDDHDETPLSYAIIEALGTGKATVADSLAFFSLDGLCPGKHTLRVSHVGCETVAFDVVIHEKKKNEFLFRLEHHHELRELEVASRRQSVEDRVNTVQLKDSELQLVRMESLAHALDQLEGVSTLKSGPNVSKPIVHGVFGNRVAIYNNFAKLEDQQWGSDHAPAMELSSAGSVAVVKGAQGLEYGPEAIGGAVVMLPPAFETQRRAAGSVQTGFFTNGRGVFTNAQLGGALLPGKRLRYRLSGGWNQSGDRHTRDYMLNNTGSEQGNVSGALQYQYKTLVLEASHHYTNQNFGILTDAHNGSLSDLALMIDRGEPFSSDPFMREINNPRQHVQHHTSQFSASVKPSHHSQLDLRYAYQHNLREEFDIRRGRYNDIPAVDLRLRTHQANLIYTRVLSSNMNVKTGLEGRYIDNLSNPETGIRPIIPNYVQQQLGAFAHWNYRTNKWEIEAGGRYDLVSIEGFKWYRASIWENNYQQDFANFEQFYNESGTQVFTTPAFTYHNISAALGATRNCSKNFLTGLRLAMASRPPNAPELFSDGLHLGAATVEYGNLALETENAYTLEAFGRFQKGKITGDVSAYARYFDGYIMPEISGIELTVRGAFPRMNYIQTDALYLGMDVRMHVELHPKWTLQHAGAVVYAQDVQRNAPLPFLPPANMRNELVWNPTLAKNSSWIFAVGVESVARQNLAPQTVTVTELMALSQTEIELIRQNGAFDIAAPPAAFHLLNARVQCTIPWKNRSVDVAIMADNVLNTSYRNYLNRFRYFAHEEGFNLRLMLNLNF, from the coding sequence TTGAAACCACTCTCATACGTGATTGTTTGGGGCATCTTCAGTCTGGTAGCTCCTTCTTTGTGGGGTCAGACAGAACCATGCACGGCCATTGCAAGCGGACAGGTGATTGACGATCATGATGAAACGCCTCTCTCCTATGCCATTATTGAAGCCCTGGGCACCGGAAAAGCAACGGTGGCCGATTCGCTGGCCTTTTTCAGTTTGGACGGATTATGCCCCGGAAAGCACACATTGAGAGTAAGTCATGTGGGTTGCGAAACGGTGGCATTTGATGTCGTCATCCACGAAAAGAAAAAGAACGAATTCCTTTTCAGGCTTGAACATCACCATGAATTGCGCGAACTGGAAGTAGCCTCGCGCCGGCAGAGCGTGGAAGATCGTGTAAACACAGTTCAACTCAAAGATAGTGAGCTCCAATTGGTACGGATGGAAAGTCTGGCGCACGCGCTGGATCAACTGGAAGGCGTGAGTACGCTCAAAAGCGGTCCGAACGTATCCAAACCCATTGTGCACGGGGTTTTTGGGAATCGCGTAGCTATTTACAACAACTTTGCAAAACTCGAAGATCAGCAATGGGGCTCCGACCACGCTCCCGCCATGGAATTGAGCAGCGCCGGCTCCGTAGCAGTGGTGAAAGGTGCGCAGGGGCTTGAGTATGGGCCGGAGGCCATAGGTGGCGCGGTGGTGATGCTACCCCCGGCTTTTGAGACGCAGCGCAGAGCTGCAGGATCCGTGCAAACGGGCTTTTTCACCAACGGGCGTGGTGTGTTTACCAATGCTCAACTGGGAGGTGCGCTACTACCCGGCAAACGATTGAGGTATCGCCTCAGTGGTGGCTGGAACCAAAGCGGCGACCGCCATACCAGGGATTATATGCTGAACAATACAGGTTCAGAACAAGGCAATGTTTCCGGTGCCCTTCAATACCAGTACAAAACGCTTGTTCTTGAGGCCTCTCACCACTACACCAATCAGAACTTTGGCATTCTTACCGACGCCCACAACGGCAGTCTCAGCGATTTGGCGTTGATGATAGACCGCGGAGAACCCTTTTCGAGTGATCCTTTTATGCGTGAAATCAACAACCCTCGCCAACACGTGCAACATCACACCTCTCAGTTCAGCGCCTCTGTGAAGCCCTCACACCACAGTCAGCTTGATTTGCGGTACGCCTACCAGCACAACCTCAGAGAGGAATTCGACATACGGCGGGGACGCTACAACGACATTCCAGCAGTTGACCTCAGGCTCAGAACCCATCAGGCCAATCTGATTTATACACGCGTGTTATCTTCAAACATGAACGTGAAAACCGGTTTGGAAGGACGGTATATTGACAATCTAAGCAACCCTGAAACGGGCATTCGACCCATTATCCCCAACTACGTGCAACAACAGTTAGGCGCCTTTGCTCACTGGAATTACCGCACAAACAAATGGGAAATCGAAGCCGGAGGAAGGTACGACCTGGTATCGATTGAAGGTTTTAAATGGTACCGGGCTTCCATCTGGGAAAACAACTACCAACAGGACTTTGCAAATTTTGAACAGTTTTACAATGAGTCTGGCACGCAGGTGTTTACAACCCCGGCATTTACCTACCACAACATCTCGGCTGCACTCGGCGCCACGCGAAACTGCAGCAAAAATTTTCTAACCGGATTGCGTTTGGCAATGGCTTCGAGGCCGCCCAATGCTCCGGAGCTGTTCTCAGATGGTCTCCACCTCGGAGCAGCCACAGTTGAATATGGAAACCTGGCGCTTGAAACTGAGAACGCCTACACGCTCGAAGCTTTTGGAAGGTTTCAAAAAGGTAAAATTACCGGTGATGTATCAGCATACGCCCGCTACTTTGACGGCTACATTATGCCTGAAATCAGTGGCATTGAGCTCACGGTGCGCGGTGCTTTTCCGAGAATGAACTACATCCAAACCGATGCGTTGTACCTGGGTATGGATGTTCGTATGCATGTTGAACTTCATCCGAAGTGGACCCTGCAACACGCCGGAGCGGTGGTGTACGCTCAAGATGTTCAGCGCAATGCTCCCCTGCCCTTTTTGCCGCCCGCCAACATGCGCAATGAGTTGGTATGGAATCCCACACTGGCGAAAAACTCATCGTGGATTTTTGCGGTAGGTGTTGAAAGTGTAGCCCGGCAAAACCTTGCACCTCAGACTGTAACGGTAACGGAGTTAATGGCCCTGAGCCAGACTGAAATTGAGCTGATTCGACAAAACGGAGCTTTCGACATAGCAGCCCCTCCAGCTGCCTTCCACCTGCTCAATGCGCGGGTGCAATGCACCATTCCCTGGAAAAACCGCAGCGTGGATGTGGCCATTATGGCTGATAACGTATTGAATACGAGCTATCGAAATTACCTGAACCGGTTTCGTTATTTCGCCCACGAAGAGGGCTTTAATCTTAGACTTATGTTGAACTTAAATTTCTAA
- a CDS encoding type 1 periplasmic binding fold superfamily protein, with protein MNNQIFFTLLALLLLTSCKKEDEVIFTPPPPSEHAVITSVKLTFFDNEGGENVEWMYSDPDGDGGNPPVISVQPLLANRNYTLLITLYNELEDPAINVTPEIQDEEDDHQFFFLVDSELDITVTYQDEDNNGYPIGLVNEVETGLAGMGEFRVVLKHFPDKTAPNVASGDMTNAGGGTDADVTFQATIQ; from the coding sequence ATGAACAATCAGATTTTTTTCACTCTGCTGGCTTTACTGCTGTTGACTTCCTGCAAAAAAGAGGACGAAGTGATTTTCACGCCCCCTCCTCCCTCAGAGCATGCAGTGATTACCTCAGTTAAACTCACTTTTTTTGACAACGAAGGGGGTGAAAATGTGGAGTGGATGTACTCCGACCCTGACGGTGATGGGGGAAATCCACCCGTAATTTCCGTGCAGCCACTGCTGGCCAACCGAAATTACACCCTGTTGATTACCCTCTATAATGAACTGGAAGATCCCGCAATCAATGTAACGCCTGAAATTCAGGATGAAGAAGATGACCACCAGTTCTTTTTCCTGGTTGATAGTGAGCTTGATATCACGGTTACCTATCAGGACGAGGACAACAACGGATACCCCATTGGATTGGTAAATGAAGTAGAAACAGGCCTTGCAGGAATGGGCGAATTCAGGGTTGTGTTGAAGCACTTTCCTGACAAGACCGCCCCCAACGTGGCCAGTGGTGATATGACCAACGCCGGAGGCGGTACAGATGCTGATGTGACCTTTCAGGCTACCATCCAATAA
- a CDS encoding DUF2330 domain-containing protein gives MKNLIFCLLGWLVLSPQTTDAFCGFYVARADVKLVNHQSEVILVRDGRRTVITMSSDFQGDVKDFAMVVPVPVVLGEQDIRIANQLLFDRLEAYSGPRIVEYFDQNPCYPEPYYRALPSMSMSRAEALDMFVKEDAEELGVTIEASYTIGEYDILILSAKESTGLKTWLVQNGYQIPKQAEEVLDPYIRNNLKFFVVKVNLQEMEALGFQSLRPIQMQFESDRFMLPLRLGMANAEHAQDMIVYAFTRSGRIEATNYRTVKVPTNRDIPLFVQQDFGRFYKDVFDRAYEREQRKAVFLEYAWDVSPRTNMKCDPCVTDPPVLADFKDAGADWVSGYGPDSDVFFTRLRVRYTRDKFPQDLLFQVTPNRENFQARYVTRHPAKGDLSCAEGGRYINDLARRRQKEVDELASLAGWRSADYNNYIYEFMPQEWIPNFRERRNEVLPLWLIEKFPSVAHWLLAIASIIGILAIGVFTKRLMN, from the coding sequence ATGAAAAACCTCATTTTTTGTCTGCTGGGATGGCTGGTGCTGTCGCCACAGACCACCGATGCCTTCTGCGGGTTTTACGTAGCCCGGGCCGATGTGAAACTTGTCAACCACCAGTCGGAAGTGATTCTGGTCAGAGATGGCCGGCGAACAGTTATTACCATGAGTAGCGACTTTCAGGGCGATGTGAAGGATTTTGCCATGGTGGTACCCGTGCCCGTTGTACTCGGGGAGCAGGACATTCGCATTGCCAATCAGCTGCTTTTTGACCGGCTCGAAGCCTATTCAGGTCCGCGAATCGTAGAGTACTTCGACCAAAACCCTTGCTATCCGGAGCCTTATTACAGAGCGCTTCCTTCCATGAGTATGAGCAGGGCCGAAGCATTGGATATGTTTGTAAAAGAGGATGCCGAAGAACTCGGTGTTACCATCGAAGCGAGCTACACCATCGGCGAGTACGACATTTTGATCTTATCTGCGAAAGAGTCAACAGGTCTCAAAACCTGGTTGGTGCAAAACGGTTATCAGATACCTAAACAAGCCGAAGAAGTGCTCGATCCTTATATCCGCAATAATCTGAAATTCTTTGTGGTGAAGGTGAATCTTCAGGAAATGGAAGCCTTGGGTTTCCAGAGCCTGAGGCCCATCCAGATGCAGTTTGAAAGCGATCGCTTTATGCTTCCCTTGCGCCTCGGCATGGCCAATGCAGAGCATGCGCAGGACATGATTGTGTATGCTTTTACCCGCAGTGGACGCATTGAAGCCACCAACTACCGAACAGTAAAAGTGCCCACCAACCGTGATATACCCTTGTTTGTGCAGCAGGATTTCGGGCGCTTTTACAAAGATGTTTTCGATAGGGCCTATGAACGCGAACAGCGTAAAGCTGTTTTTCTGGAATACGCGTGGGACGTCAGTCCCAGAACCAATATGAAGTGCGACCCCTGTGTAACCGATCCTCCTGTGTTAGCTGATTTTAAAGATGCCGGTGCCGATTGGGTAAGCGGATACGGCCCCGATAGCGATGTGTTCTTTACTCGCCTCCGGGTTCGCTATACGCGCGATAAATTTCCGCAAGACCTGCTTTTTCAGGTTACACCCAACCGCGAGAATTTTCAGGCGCGCTACGTTACGCGTCACCCGGCCAAGGGCGATTTAAGCTGTGCCGAAGGGGGCCGGTACATCAATGACCTCGCCAGGCGTCGCCAGAAGGAGGTAGATGAACTGGCATCGCTCGCCGGATGGCGCAGCGCCGATTACAACAACTACATCTACGAGTTTATGCCGCAGGAATGGATACCCAACTTCCGCGAGCGTAGAAACGAGGTGTTGCCACTTTGGTTGATTGAAAAATTCCCGTCAGTAGCTCACTGGCTATTGGCAATAGCATCAATAATCGGGATTTTGGCCATCGGAGTATTCACCAAAAGGTTAATGAATTGA
- a CDS encoding Na+-transporting NADH:ubiquinone oxidoreductase, subunit NqrB, whose protein sequence is MRWRVQDCKTQFMVRNFFYSFKDPRVLQISILGCLLVYGLLALNWSAELWRWAAFAIPALLTQWLGNTLTGARGYKSAWITILGLCLLLYASSWWVAALCAILSIGVKFVIRADGKHFFNPSNFGIVAVILLTGEAWISPGQWGSGAFWIFAIGGAAMLTTIKVKRLSTAIAFIATLFLLETIRTVFFLGWGVDVLVHQFGSGAILLFTFFMITDPVTTPRHQTARTIWAAGVAVLAFLLTHWVYLYTAPIYALVLLSPLTPLVNRWFPADRFQWKTTHIQIKPQTLIS, encoded by the coding sequence ATGCGATGGCGTGTACAGGACTGCAAAACGCAGTTTATGGTACGCAACTTTTTTTATTCTTTCAAAGACCCGCGCGTGTTGCAAATCAGCATTCTTGGGTGCTTACTGGTCTATGGGCTTCTTGCACTCAACTGGTCTGCAGAGCTTTGGCGGTGGGCAGCCTTTGCCATTCCGGCATTACTTACCCAATGGTTGGGCAATACATTAACAGGTGCCCGCGGATACAAAAGTGCGTGGATTACCATTTTGGGATTGTGCCTGCTTCTGTACGCCTCTTCGTGGTGGGTAGCAGCGCTGTGTGCCATTCTCTCAATCGGGGTGAAATTTGTGATTCGCGCCGATGGCAAGCATTTCTTTAATCCGTCCAACTTCGGAATTGTGGCCGTGATACTGCTTACGGGAGAGGCCTGGATTTCACCCGGGCAGTGGGGTAGCGGCGCCTTTTGGATTTTTGCCATCGGAGGTGCAGCCATGCTTACCACCATTAAGGTAAAACGGCTCAGTACGGCCATTGCGTTCATTGCCACCCTTTTTCTACTTGAAACCATTCGAACGGTTTTCTTCCTCGGCTGGGGGGTGGATGTGTTGGTGCATCAGTTTGGGAGTGGAGCCATTCTGCTCTTCACCTTCTTTATGATTACCGACCCGGTTACGACCCCGCGGCACCAAACAGCTCGAACCATCTGGGCGGCCGGGGTGGCGGTTTTGGCATTTTTACTCACCCACTGGGTGTATTTGTACACAGCACCCATCTATGCACTCGTCTTGTTGTCGCCACTTACACCCCTTGTTAACCGGTGGTTTCCGGCCGATAGATTTCAATGGAAAACAACGCACATACAAATTAAACCTCAAACACTTATATCATGA
- a CDS encoding alpha/beta fold hydrolase — protein sequence MKMFWEILWVVLVLYGLVITVYFLFQEQFIFIPVHSANQGGYKLASIYEEVTLETPYNGSIHGLYIRSREAKGVILYLHGNTGNLGRWAVSAEELTSYGFDVLAIDYRGYGKSKGRRSEKAMHLDVEEVYQYLLKFYPDKDIVIYGRSLGSGFAVRLATRHPQSKLVLETPFFSLLEMAEQQAPYIPIGFLLRFTLRSDEVIEKLKNPLIVFHGTRDRVVPYKSGLKLYEKATSPNKLMVTIPRGRHNDLGKYALFREKMREFLDAKF from the coding sequence GTGAAAATGTTCTGGGAAATACTCTGGGTGGTGCTCGTTCTTTACGGATTGGTGATCACGGTGTATTTCCTTTTCCAGGAGCAGTTTATCTTCATTCCAGTGCACAGCGCCAACCAGGGCGGTTACAAGCTGGCATCCATTTACGAGGAAGTAACCCTTGAGACACCTTACAATGGCTCCATTCACGGATTGTATATCAGAAGTAGGGAGGCCAAAGGTGTGATTTTGTACCTCCACGGCAATACGGGCAACCTTGGCAGATGGGCCGTTTCAGCAGAGGAGCTCACCAGTTATGGTTTTGATGTGCTGGCTATTGACTACCGCGGCTACGGCAAAAGCAAGGGACGACGATCGGAAAAAGCCATGCATCTCGATGTGGAGGAGGTGTACCAATACCTATTGAAGTTTTACCCCGATAAGGACATCGTGATTTACGGCCGCTCGCTCGGTTCGGGTTTTGCAGTTCGGCTTGCAACGCGTCACCCACAATCCAAACTTGTGCTCGAAACTCCCTTTTTCAGTTTGCTCGAAATGGCCGAGCAACAAGCTCCTTACATTCCCATTGGATTTTTGTTGCGCTTTACCCTGCGAAGTGATGAAGTCATAGAAAAGTTAAAGAACCCGCTTATTGTTTTTCACGGCACCAGAGATAGGGTAGTGCCCTACAAGTCGGGGCTTAAACTATACGAAAAAGCCACCTCCCCGAACAAGTTGATGGTAACCATCCCCAGAGGAAGGCACAACGATTTGGGCAAGTACGCGCTGTTCAGAGAAAAAATGCGCGAGTTTCTGGATGCAAAATTCTAG
- a CDS encoding T9SS C-terminal target domain-containing protein, translating to MLHFWVIFLYCLFVSVQLSAQNSYLTRFVITGSYDEVQQVQLDSALGSAPGAFIHRTTLTTRNALLLTEGFEPTEEHISSLTQALGLSHKCLQIEPYAGQLLTPLNMRYCDRPGMNTDLHTGSRSGPCCSAHAGTGCLDFGCQTAICNLDGFCCNSSWDALCAGAAIDNANLGGVCAGVTDCPGGSGGGGGSGPCCQAGGNGSPGCDNAACQTAICNLDPFCCNNTWDGICAGMAVDNANANGPCAGVSDCPGSGGGGGSGPCCLSVGNGSPGCENGPCQTAVCNADPFCCSVTWDAFCATEAFDNALNGGACSGISDCPTGNDGGPVTAGDCVNAINVCTDLNFTVDPNGFGNINEICTCCTSNPCTNPASANAGCLLAGELNSTWMVINIQTGGVLEFSFGNQVGNNCYDWIMWPYDGNACTQILNNTLPPVRCNWNFPCDSYTGVGIPPPPGGNAGNFEPSLNVNAGDQFVVCFSNYSSAITSVPLVFGGTAEVSCTPLPVELIHFDGKPQGNDVLLRWETASEINNDVYTLKTSTDGIHFSNIAEVKGAGNSTSQSVYNHLHMNPPTGWNYYRLYQRDYNGNNQLIGEAAVEFRAEPWSVFPNPSTGQWYVEHSGVEHNLQYRLVNMHGAELPVVVESQGGLLSIRMRHSAPGTYFLLVEDSRGNLTQRLKLIAM from the coding sequence ATGCTTCATTTCTGGGTTATTTTCCTTTATTGTCTCTTTGTTTCCGTGCAGCTTTCCGCGCAAAACAGTTATCTAACGCGTTTTGTCATCACAGGCTCTTATGACGAAGTACAGCAGGTTCAATTAGACTCCGCGTTGGGCTCAGCACCGGGAGCATTCATACACCGAACAACGCTTACCACCAGAAATGCTCTGCTGCTAACGGAAGGTTTCGAGCCAACCGAGGAACATATATCGAGCCTTACACAAGCACTTGGCTTAAGCCATAAATGTTTGCAGATTGAGCCTTACGCCGGCCAGCTGCTTACCCCGCTCAACATGCGCTATTGCGACCGGCCAGGCATGAACACGGATCTGCACACAGGTAGCCGAAGCGGCCCATGTTGCAGTGCTCACGCAGGTACCGGTTGTCTAGATTTTGGGTGTCAAACAGCCATTTGTAATCTGGATGGGTTTTGCTGTAACTCTTCCTGGGATGCCCTTTGTGCCGGAGCAGCGATTGATAATGCCAACCTGGGCGGTGTCTGCGCGGGTGTAACCGATTGCCCGGGCGGTAGTGGTGGCGGAGGTGGCAGTGGCCCCTGCTGTCAGGCGGGTGGCAATGGGTCACCGGGGTGCGATAATGCAGCCTGTCAGACCGCCATTTGCAACCTGGATCCTTTTTGCTGCAACAATACCTGGGATGGTATATGCGCAGGGATGGCAGTGGATAATGCAAACGCCAATGGCCCTTGCGCCGGCGTGAGTGATTGTCCGGGCAGCGGTGGTGGCGGTGGATCCGGACCTTGCTGCTTATCGGTTGGAAATGGCTCACCGGGCTGCGAAAACGGACCATGCCAAACTGCTGTGTGCAACGCTGATCCATTTTGTTGTAGTGTAACATGGGACGCATTCTGCGCCACCGAGGCCTTTGATAATGCCCTGAATGGAGGTGCCTGTTCGGGGATTTCGGACTGCCCAACCGGCAACGACGGAGGCCCGGTAACTGCCGGAGATTGTGTAAATGCAATCAATGTGTGTACGGACTTGAATTTCACTGTAGACCCTAACGGTTTTGGAAACATCAATGAGATTTGCACCTGCTGCACTTCTAATCCGTGCACCAATCCAGCAAGTGCAAATGCTGGTTGCTTACTAGCGGGTGAGTTAAACAGTACCTGGATGGTGATCAACATTCAAACCGGCGGAGTATTGGAGTTTTCATTTGGAAACCAGGTTGGAAACAACTGTTACGACTGGATAATGTGGCCCTATGACGGCAATGCCTGTACGCAAATCCTGAATAACACACTTCCCCCCGTAAGGTGTAATTGGAATTTCCCTTGTGACTCCTACACCGGAGTTGGCATACCACCTCCACCGGGAGGAAATGCCGGAAACTTTGAACCCAGCCTGAATGTAAATGCAGGCGATCAGTTTGTGGTGTGTTTTTCCAACTACAGCTCTGCGATTACCTCTGTTCCGCTGGTTTTTGGCGGAACAGCCGAAGTGAGCTGCACACCGCTGCCCGTTGAACTGATTCACTTTGATGGAAAGCCCCAGGGTAACGACGTACTTTTGCGTTGGGAAACCGCTTCAGAAATCAACAATGATGTGTACACCCTGAAAACGAGTACCGACGGAATCCACTTTTCCAACATCGCAGAGGTAAAAGGCGCAGGAAACTCCACCTCCCAATCAGTTTACAACCACCTGCACATGAACCCACCTACCGGCTGGAACTATTACAGGCTTTACCAACGAGATTACAACGGAAACAACCAATTAATCGGCGAAGCTGCGGTTGAGTTCCGGGCTGAACCTTGGAGCGTTTTCCCCAACCCTTCCACTGGGCAGTGGTACGTGGAGCACAGCGGTGTAGAGCACAACCTGCAGTACCGACTGGTGAACATGCACGGTGCTGAACTTCCTGTGGTTGTTGAATCGCAAGGAGGATTGCTCAGCATTCGAATGCGTCATTCAGCTCCCGGGACCTATTTCCTGCTGGTTGAAGACAGCCGCGGAAATCTTACCCAACGCCTCAAGCTGATTGCAATGTAA
- a CDS encoding nucleoside deaminase, whose translation MNDSRHEYWMQQAIDLARKGMSANAGGPFGAIVVKDNQVVGRGHNSVTSTNDPTAHAEVVAIREACHKLGTFQLDRCVLYTSCEPCPMCLGAIYWARPEKVYYACSRLDAAEAGFDDELIYREINLEPAERKIPFEQIRTHAALEVFKDWINKPDKTPY comes from the coding sequence ATGAATGATTCCCGCCATGAATACTGGATGCAACAAGCCATTGACCTCGCCCGCAAAGGCATGTCGGCCAACGCCGGTGGTCCTTTCGGCGCCATTGTGGTTAAAGATAACCAAGTGGTAGGACGGGGACACAACTCAGTAACATCTACCAACGATCCTACCGCACATGCCGAGGTTGTGGCCATCCGTGAGGCTTGCCACAAGCTCGGTACCTTTCAGCTGGACCGCTGTGTACTCTACACCTCATGTGAGCCATGCCCCATGTGTCTGGGCGCTATTTACTGGGCACGCCCTGAAAAAGTGTACTACGCCTGTTCAAGGCTCGACGCCGCAGAGGCCGGTTTTGACGATGAACTGATTTACCGCGAAATCAACCTGGAACCGGCTGAAAGAAAAATTCCCTTTGAACAAATCCGAACCCACGCAGCTCTGGAAGTTTTCAAAGACTGGATAAACAAACCCGACAAAACACCTTATTAG
- a CDS encoding SET domain-containing protein-lysine N-methyltransferase, whose translation MIHPDTELRFINDDMGYGVFAKKRLPKGTITWVQDAFDREFTNYELRQMDPFHRQLAETYCFRNGHGNYVLCWDHGRFVNHSFRSNCFTTPYNFEIAIRDIEAGEELTDDYGYLNISAPFKAADEGARRKTVYPDDILTFHEVWDKKLMKVMPHVTRVPQVMRHLINDALWQKIERIAGGQETMDSILRCYFPESPENGRVRKVKP comes from the coding sequence ATGATTCACCCTGACACCGAACTAAGGTTCATCAACGACGACATGGGCTACGGCGTGTTCGCTAAAAAACGCCTTCCCAAAGGAACCATTACCTGGGTTCAGGATGCTTTTGACCGCGAGTTTACAAATTACGAACTCCGGCAAATGGACCCGTTTCACAGGCAACTCGCCGAAACCTATTGCTTCAGAAACGGCCATGGCAACTACGTGCTTTGCTGGGACCACGGCAGGTTTGTAAACCACAGTTTTCGCTCCAACTGCTTCACCACGCCCTACAACTTCGAAATTGCCATTCGCGACATTGAAGCAGGCGAAGAGCTTACCGACGACTATGGTTATCTGAATATTTCTGCACCCTTCAAGGCAGCCGATGAGGGGGCGAGGCGCAAAACAGTGTACCCCGACGACATCCTCACCTTTCATGAAGTGTGGGACAAAAAACTTATGAAAGTGATGCCCCATGTAACCAGGGTACCCCAGGTAATGCGCCATCTCATTAACGATGCACTTTGGCAAAAAATTGAGCGTATTGCCGGTGGGCAGGAAACCATGGATTCCATCCTTCGGTGCTATTTTCCTGAATCACCGGAAAATGGAAGGGTGCGCAAAGTGAAGCCCTAA
- a CDS encoding acetyl-CoA C-acyltransferase, with protein sequence MKEVYILSAVRTPMGSFGGVLSTVPAPRLGAVAIKAAVERAGIDAKEVNEVFMGSVLQAGLGQAPARQAAKFAGLGDNVPCTTVNKVCASGMKSIALAAQAIALGDIDCAVAGGMENMSMVPHYLPNSRNGFRLGDAKLVDGMVLDGLTDVYNAQHMGNCAELCASEKNISREAQDAFAIESYNRAAAAWQTGKFKDEVVPVEVPQRRGDAIVVSEDEEYKNVKMDKIPQLRPVFQKDGTVTAANASTLNDGAAALVLMSKEKAEALGLKPIARVVSHADAAQAPEWFTTAPAQAIPRALNKAGLSVSDIDFWELNQAFAVVGLANIAELGLNPEKVDVNGGAVALGHPLGCSGARIIVTLINVLKQNGGKLGGAGICNGGGGASAMVIENL encoded by the coding sequence ATGAAAGAAGTTTATATCCTATCGGCCGTGCGCACCCCCATGGGGAGTTTTGGCGGCGTTTTATCAACCGTTCCTGCTCCCCGTCTTGGTGCTGTGGCGATTAAAGCTGCGGTAGAACGTGCAGGAATTGATGCAAAAGAGGTAAACGAAGTTTTTATGGGCTCCGTGCTACAGGCCGGACTGGGACAAGCACCCGCCCGTCAGGCAGCTAAATTTGCCGGTTTGGGCGACAACGTGCCCTGTACTACCGTAAACAAGGTGTGTGCTTCGGGTATGAAATCCATCGCACTGGCTGCACAGGCCATCGCCCTGGGCGACATTGACTGCGCCGTGGCCGGTGGAATGGAAAACATGAGCATGGTGCCTCACTACCTGCCCAACTCACGCAATGGATTCCGTTTGGGAGATGCCAAACTCGTGGATGGTATGGTACTGGATGGCCTGACCGACGTGTACAACGCACAGCACATGGGAAATTGCGCTGAATTATGCGCTTCTGAAAAGAACATCTCCCGCGAGGCACAAGACGCATTCGCCATTGAGTCGTACAACCGTGCCGCCGCCGCGTGGCAAACCGGCAAGTTCAAGGATGAAGTGGTACCCGTTGAAGTACCGCAGCGCCGTGGAGACGCCATTGTAGTGAGCGAAGACGAGGAGTACAAAAACGTGAAAATGGACAAAATTCCTCAGTTGCGTCCGGTTTTTCAGAAAGACGGAACCGTAACTGCGGCCAATGCCTCTACCCTCAACGACGGTGCTGCTGCCCTTGTATTGATGAGCAAAGAGAAAGCCGAAGCCCTCGGGCTGAAGCCCATCGCCAGGGTGGTGAGCCATGCGGATGCCGCACAAGCTCCCGAGTGGTTTACCACTGCTCCCGCTCAAGCCATCCCACGGGCCTTGAACAAAGCCGGACTTTCTGTTTCTGACATTGACTTCTGGGAACTCAACCAGGCCTTTGCCGTGGTTGGACTCGCCAACATTGCCGAGCTTGGCCTCAACCCCGAAAAAGTAGATGTAAACGGAGGTGCTGTAGCCCTTGGACACCCGCTGGGATGCTCCGGTGCGCGCATCATCGTTACCCTAATCAATGTATTGAAGCAAAACGGCGGAAAACTCGGCGGAGCAGGAATCTGCAACGGCGGCGGAGGAGCGTCTGCCATGGTGATAGAAAACCTTTAG